The sequence ACATGCGAGTGTTTAATCTATGCATGCTCTCAACGATAAAATTATGGTCAAGTTCATTTTCTTCTAGCAGTTCATAAATAATTGATAGCTTGATCTCAGTACTACTTTTGGGCAATTATATATGGTACTCTAAAAGGTTCCATAACTTTATCCTGAAAATATAAAAACTGTTGTAAGAAGCGTGACATATTGGTGACCTATTGCCTTCGTACGAGGAAACATGAGACATCACATGTGATTAGTTCCTTACACTAGAGGATTAGCGAAGTATGGAAGTGTTTCTTTGTGGTCAGTGGTATGGTCATGTATGTTAGCTACTGCAAGTTTTACTTTTTGCACAAGATAGTCAATCACCATCGTACCAACTGATGTAGATATATCTTGAAAAGTTGTAGACGAAGAAATAGATGGGTGGTGGATGCATGTGGTACATTAATGCACTGAAAGAACTTCGTATTCAAAACCTAGACTAATGCCCCCATGAAGTTGGTTCTAGGCTAAGATATAAAAGTGAGTTGGACGTTCTaactataaaaataaattttgacaTCAATTTGTACCACGGAATTCtgaaaaatatagttttatatATCTACAAACTGATGTAGATACCATCAGGGTCTAGGTCTCTACATGGCTGCAACATATAGGTTGGTAATTTTCAATTAGCTGCTTATCGCTCTAGGCCTACAATGTCATAGCCACAGAAAATTTCACCGATGACCATTATAAATTTCTTGTATCACTTTCTTGATGTGTAACCTAGTGCACTGGCCACTATCTTGACTTGTGTGGCTAAGAAACCTTAAACGTTAGATTCAGAAATGGAAAGCATCGCGCTTAGGTCCACTTGCCTCATTGGAAAATGGAAGGAGCAAAGTCACACTCTACCAACCACTTTGTATTTTTGTCACTCTTTAAAGGCTACACTCCTCACATAGCTTAAAGAAATATATGAGACCGAAAGATCGATTGTGATCTTTCTGTTTCACTTCAAATCAGCAAAGCATTTTTTGAAAATCTAATCATCAAAATAATCTGTTGATATAAGTGACAGCTGTAGTTTCCACATCAATGTAAAAACATCCATAAGCATTGTTGGGTAAAAAAAAGTATGGGAAGGCAGGTAAATCTCACTTTTACGTCTCCCTCAGTTCCCAGGATTCAGTAATTCTATGTTGCCCGTGAAAATGATTGCCAGATGGTTAATTGCTTCCATTTTAATTCTTCTTACAATATATAATCAAAATCGAAAGTATACTCAGCTAAAACCGTCGACACTAGCTCGATATTCTTTTGAGCCCGCATAATTTCCTTTTCATTTTAGCAACGCATAAAAGTACCCGGTCAATTTTCATTCTTACTTAGCTTACAGCCGTACACTCATGCGTGATGCACATGATCCAATCATACAATCTAACGATTTTTTGGTCCATGCAGATGGTCGAAGATTGCTGCCAAACTACCGGGCAGGACTgacaacgagatcaagaacCACTGGAACACGCACATCAAGAAGAAGCTGATCAAGATGGGCATCGACCCGGTCACGCACGAGCCTCTCGACAGGAAGACCAGCAGCCCGGCCACAACGTGGCAGTCCGACGTCACGGCCGAGTCCAAGACCGACGAGGCAACCAAGCAGCAGAGCCTGCAGAACGACGTCGTCAGGGACGTGTCTGCCGGCGGTTCCAGCCCGACGGAATCGAGCACGATCACTGTCAGCACCGGCAGAAGCAGTAGTAGCCATGACCAGGACCCATTGGTAAAGTGGCTGTTGGAAGAGGACCCGCCCACCGGCAACGAGCCGTGGCTCAGCTTCGCTGGCAGTGTCGACGTCGACGACTTCAGCAGCATCGCCGCCGGCCCGGCGCCGTTGCCGTGGGACGGCGCGACTGACTGGCTGCTAGACTACCAAGATTTTGGATTGGGGGACTCGAGTTTGGTCGATGGCTACATGGTCAATAGCTCAAATGGAGCAAAGTTCTAGCTAGCTATAGCAGCTGAAGATGTCAGAGCTTGTGTTGCTATAAATGTAGATGAGTAATAATAAAAAGCATGCATCGAGATTGTGAACGGTGAATGGCCCTGTCCCGGATCGATCCAACCAGTGGTTGGGATGCATTTGAGGGGGGAGAGAGGTGTAGAGATTTAGAGCCATGTTGTTGTTATTCCCTTTGAGGTTAAGGGGTTCGTGTGATCGTGTCGCTGGAAAGGTGTGTTTCTTCTCAAAGAACTAGAGAGGTGGTGTACATTTGGTTATACGTAGATGTATGTATTGTTAACTTCTTGCATCTTGTGGAATAACATTCTTATGTGCAAATTGCATACACACATGCGGTGCTTCACTTAATTCGTGATCAAAGACTTTCAAGATATTCCTATGTGCAATGTTGGCGGGGTTCATGGTAGTTATATAGTAATCACATATGTTAGTTATATCTATATATTTTCTTTGAGATAGTGTTAACGATTGAGTAGGTAGGTATTCACAAATTCAACGGGGCAGTTGAGCCATGCTTATATATATGGCACTAGTTGATGAAGACACCGTTTTTTACTCAAAAGTTTTGACAATTTAATGGACGCCAAAGAACGAAAAGGGTAAACGAAAAGGAATGAAAAGGAAGCAAAACACAGAaagtgaaaatagtttttgctcaaaaataaagagaaagcAAAAAGATTCGGTTGGACGATAAATGTAAAAAGTCTCAGAGATGCAATGGATTTTTACTGGGAATGTAAAAGAACCGAAAAAATTGGATCCGAGACGCGCATGACAGTGAGATCGATGGACGTTTCTAGAGTCTAGAGAGAAGCTAGACAATAGCTCCtgatcatcttgatttccaagtTGTTCATGAACTACCTAACTATCTATACgttgcaacaaaaatataaatattagacacGATAACATTAAATACAAAATCTAGTTATGGAGATATGGATGTGTTATAGGAGCGTTATTAAACGAATACGTCAGAAGCAatattgtagtttgatttcagatgagatctgaaaaaaaagatgatgataTTATCTCATAATTTCtctcctaatttatttattatttttatttgtaagaCAGATCATATTTCTATAACTGGTAACGAGATAGTGAGATTGGAAGATGAGAGTGGATAGAAAAAATGGACAAAATATTCAAATGTTagggatttttattagatgggatAAGAGTAGGGAAGAGAGGACATGAGAAACAACTCATGTTGCCAATACGTCCATATGCGGCAAATCGACGTGGTATCTGAAACTAAGTTAGCTGTCCAACTGAAGTTTTGGCAAGCCTTAGTTTGCATGCAAGAAAAATGCACGGTGCATGTTCAGTGGTTAGCTACACAGCTTTCTCTGATCTTGTCCTTCCTAGCTTTCATGGTTGCCGCTAgctattttttaagatgataCGTGGATTTCCGTTCGTAGCAAGTACCAGACGTGTGCAGACGTCTGTAGCAAGCTAGGATGATACGTGGATTTCTGTTATCTGAAACTAAAGTTAGCTGTCCAACTGGAGttttggcaagcctttgcatgCGAGAAAAATGCACGGTGCATGTTCAGTGGTTAGCTAATTTTCTCTGATCTTGTTCCTCCTAGCTTTCATGGTTGCCGCTAGCTATGTTTTAAGATGATACGTGGATTTCCGTTCGTAGCAAGAAACAGACGTGTGTCATGCTACTCCTAATCCTAGCTTGGTCCAATGAAAaaggatggattttttttaaacacaaCAGGCCATGTGGGGTACAGATTGATTTAAGTAAATAGTTTAAGTAATTACTTGTTCCATAGATGGTTGTAAGAGGGTTCTCGAGAAAGAAACGTATCATTGTTCCATAGATGATTAAGTAATTTATTCTAACAGAGAACTAGGCACTAAAGAAACTTGTGAGCTCTGCCATACCATTGCGATAGTTACAATGATATTGCAAATGAGCTATCTGGTGTAAAAATGCAAACATTAAACTCCCATCATCACATCCTAATTCGATGAGTAATATTCATCCTACCATCCCACTTAGGCGTAGATGTCTAGATTTTGCCACCACGTGAGGGGTTTTATATAAAAATGCTTCATTGGATCAGTGAATCTTGCTCACCTGAACACACGCCGCTAGTTCAGAATCCCACGGTTGTCATCTATTGTGCACATTTGCACATGATAGCCCATATGCACCCAATATTTCTCCAAAAACTTCACCATatctaagatttttttaaaattaagcTTCAATTGCTAATGCGGGAAAGAGGAAGGCACATGCATACGCCCATACAGTagtatcttatatttactaattgaaaGTTCTTTTTTGTCTCCACGTTAATCCTATGAAAATCTtagaaattttcataaaaaaacaaaacatccgaccgtcgaattaattgattgattaaCTATAATCATAAATCAACAACCAGACGAAACaacatagaaaattaaaaaataaatcataaagTCCAACCTCAAGACTACTTCTTGTCTtgtctttccttcttttttgttgtaggTATCATTTGTCCAACAAATTTacattagcaaactccaacttagttacgttagcaatcaacacacttttccaaatcaattataatcaaacattacaaaattaaaataacaaaacgcaaacatattacgaattatcacacaaaaataatatcaaagaatttataatgcatttccaaaaaataatatgagatacggtgacgacattaaaaataataataatttcaaaaaatcaagaaacaaataaaaatcaatttgcataacacataaaatgaaaattataaattagatttattcacaaataataaacatgattccaatattatgaacaaaaattgtatttatattttacattcaaatatttaaatataaataattgatATATCTTAAcatacaaccattattaacacaaatatctacaattcagcCGTAAGCTAAATCTCTAGCTTGTGCAGTCACACGGGTTAATGCGCTAGTAGAATAAATTAAGTGAATTAAAATTGATCTTTTCTGCATATTAATAGATGATAAGAGGAATAACAAGCACCTTGACACCCAGTTGTACACGTCAAGTTAATTTTCTAACCAAATGCCGATTTCAACTTCTGAACAGTCAGTGGTCATATGGTCTACTACGCTTTCGTGCATTTCCCTACCGTGACAAAGATATCAAAGGCAACAGTCGCTCGTGTACCAACTTCGCAAGCGACACTCTTTTTAACCTCTTCCAAGAAACACCAATTAAAACACAACATGCCTATAGAATCTTAATCTTCTTACCTACCCGCTTACCTGTATCTTGTGCACAGCAAGCCAACAAACATATGCGTAGTAGCGTACTCGTACCAAAACTCTAAACGCCCTATTTGGAACACAATAATTTTTCTCAGATTTCACATGCATGAAATAGTTCAATTCCTGTGAAATCtgagaaaaaatattgtattcCAAATAGGGCGTTTAGAGTCCGGCAAAGTTCCTGCCTAAATGGAACATCAGCTTCCGTAAAAAATAGGAGAAACCAATAACCATGTCCTACTAAATTTGCTGGAAAACTCCAGAAGTTTCACCATCCGGCAGCACATTTGCTCGGATGCTGTCTTCGGATCCGCGCAACCACACGTCCAAACGCTAGACGCTAGCGTAAGAACTCTCCAAGAAATCCAACAAAAGGAGCACGAGGGTGCACTAGGAAGAAACAGACAAGGATGCAGAAAAAGCAGCAGAAGCTAGTGGCCCATGAGCAATAGCTTGTAACATCCTAAGTGATCGATTGGACCAACAGGACACGGGCGAAAGCAACTAAATCATTAACAATTCCGAAGGCTTGTAGAGAGAGGCAACAGTACTAGCTACAAGTAGTGGCCATGGACAAATGCCAGCCTTGGTGCAAATGATCCTTGGGCCTATCATTaggggggaggaagaagaggtcaGTAGCTTGTCAAGATGAATTGGTCACCTGCACCTTGACATCTTTTGGAGGCCATGGACTGGCTGTGTCCCTATCAAATTTGAAGCCAGGACAAGGCCCTGGTGAAAGCTTGTGAATAGATAAGGTGGGTTGGTTGGGTGATCCTAATCAAAGCTTTGTTTTATGGCCTCACTGACGATGGGAACTCTGCTCAAAGATTTTTTTCAGATGACACCAACTAAAGTATACAAAATGAGGCAGGGTGCCGAGGGCTGATGACTGGTGGAAGTACTGCTGATATGTTATTGAAAGCACTGAAGACTGTGCATCAAATGATCAAAGCAAAAGGGGGGCAAAATAATGACAACATGTGTGATGGATGGCTGCCATGACGTGATATCACTCTGGAGAAGAGGGGACCGGTTCGTGTTCCGGGGCGCTAATGCTCAACTTCTTTTTTGAGGGACCAAAGTGACAAGGCCGTTTCATGACCATACAAAAGATGTAAGCACCGGTGATTGGTAGATTGCATTGAATGGAACTGAACTAAAAATGCAGAACTGATGTAATGCATAGTCAGGATGATGAAACCATGCTCCAGTGCCTAGAAAGATGCCTCTATACAAAACAAGTATTGTTCAGTGCGGAAGACTGAGACCAGGACAGAGTAAAACACCTTAAGCTCTTCGAGGCTTCAGTCATAAAAGAACCCCTGCGAAACATCATGGACCTAGATCCAAAAGGAAACACCAAAATAGAACACAAGTTGTTAGTCCCACAAGGTATAAAAATGAACCTATAATTCAAAAGTGCAACCTAAAATGGGTAGCGTCATCAAACTTCTGCATTGAACTTGGTTCTGTTCCATGCAATTTGAACCTTTTGATTAGCACAGTCAACTTGGATAGTGAGAACTGAATAGCTCAAAAATATTGCAAAGAATTCATAATATCTCAAATTTCATATGATTTATCGGGGTGGTCAATTTTGCATCAAACAGATGATATGTGCTGACGCACACACTCCGCTCTGAGTTTTGATGTCGATCCAGACCATGTTTGATCCAAGATTTGAACCCAGATCAAACACCATTTtttttgtgggggggggggggggggcaacccAGAATATTTGTGACATCCAACTTATTCCTTACAATAACGAAAGTTTAATGAGGTGATTACAGTTGGTTTCACCGAGAACCTTGTACATAAAGGGCAAAATAATGCTGCCAATTGGAATGAGACATCATTTATTGCGTACTTCTATGTTGtgctaaaagaaaaacaagtgaGTATAAACAAGTACAGATGTAGCATGATTAGACGCTACTTGCACAGTGGGGTCAACGGCAAACTCCATGATATTATTAGAGATCAATTGTACAGTAGGGTTCGAGGTTTATTTAGGGCCAGATCCATTCCACCCTATACACAAAAGTACAATCGATTAATACGCATAGCAAGTTCTATTCAAGTGCAAATGGAATCTAGCATCTGCCAACTTGCCCACAAACCAGTTCAAATGCTACTTTTTCTTTCAATATCATATATGCTTCATCTCAATCTCAGCTGCCAGAAAATGGTATGAACTTTAAAGGTTAAAATTGGTATGCATAGATAGTTTTTTACAGGGTTAACAACTCAGATCGCTTTCCGCATATACAATTTAAGCcatatgtttaaaaaaaaatggaaagaaTTGTTGGTGTGTACACTTGGATCAAGGTGTCACCATAATGCATCTGAAGATCATGTTATACAATCAGTCAATGGGCGCCCTAAATTCTACTAattctgattgcaaatgtagatcgttttaccctcctcaactattctctaaatataagtcattctcaaacttctatgcacttttttctcttttgttccct is a genomic window of Phragmites australis chromosome 17, lpPhrAust1.1, whole genome shotgun sequence containing:
- the LOC133897756 gene encoding MYB-like transcription factor ODO1, with amino-acid sequence MGRQPCCDKLGVKRGPWTAEEDRKLINFILTNGHCCWRAVPKLAGLLRCGKSCRLRWTNYLRPDLKRGLLTDAEEQVVIDLHAKLGNRWSKIAAKLPGRTDNEIKNHWNTHIKKKLIKMGIDPVTHEPLDRKTSSPATTWQSDVTAESKTDEATKQQSLQNDVVRDVSAGGSSPTESSTITVSTGRSSSSHDQDPLVKWLLEEDPPTGNEPWLSFAGSVDVDDFSSIAAGPAPLPWDGATDWLLDYQDFGLGDSSLVDGYMVNSSNGAKF